A DNA window from Armatimonadota bacterium contains the following coding sequences:
- a CDS encoding acyl-CoA dehydrogenase family protein — MNFSLTASEQSVLDDALCVAPRIAGRAAAADREMRFPVEDLRDLDEAGLMALAVPPSHGGRGASTVAFVNACEIIAAADASLAVAWVMHTACGWEIAHSAVPETGKAVIDDVLHTGAFICVAGAEGRGPDGARSPLLCRRDGADWLLDGHKGFASGCDAATYAVTGGTDADGARHSFIVRMDNRGISISERWDGMGMCASASHGLAFSHCRIADAWRLTGDYRAGDFRNTSALFGLGLAATALGISRAALAFALPWCAERGISDANKVRLGGISVRTEAVRSLLWRSAWEVDRDPAGAEPWVDRAKTLAVETAQEVTIEAMRVCGGHSFRRKYPLERHARDAVALLLQGQRPDQLRAGVADSLLKSEKA, encoded by the coding sequence ATGAACTTCTCACTTACAGCATCCGAACAGAGCGTGCTTGACGACGCGCTGTGTGTCGCGCCCCGGATCGCCGGGCGCGCCGCCGCCGCCGACCGGGAAATGCGATTCCCGGTAGAGGATCTTCGCGATTTGGACGAGGCGGGCCTGATGGCCCTGGCCGTGCCGCCTTCCCACGGAGGCCGCGGAGCCAGCACCGTGGCGTTTGTGAACGCATGCGAGATCATCGCCGCCGCCGACGCGTCGCTAGCGGTGGCTTGGGTGATGCACACGGCGTGCGGTTGGGAAATCGCCCATTCGGCCGTTCCCGAAACCGGGAAGGCTGTCATCGATGACGTGCTGCACACCGGCGCATTCATCTGTGTTGCTGGCGCGGAGGGACGTGGGCCGGACGGCGCGCGGTCACCATTGCTTTGTCGTCGTGATGGCGCTGACTGGCTGCTAGATGGGCACAAGGGTTTCGCCTCCGGGTGCGACGCCGCGACGTATGCGGTCACGGGCGGAACCGATGCAGATGGCGCGCGGCATTCATTCATCGTGCGGATGGACAACCGCGGCATCAGCATTTCGGAGAGATGGGACGGCATGGGGATGTGCGCGTCCGCGAGCCACGGACTCGCCTTCTCGCACTGCCGCATCGCCGACGCGTGGAGACTCACAGGCGATTACCGCGCCGGTGACTTCCGTAACACCAGCGCACTGTTCGGCCTGGGCCTTGCGGCGACCGCGCTGGGCATCTCCCGTGCCGCGCTCGCCTTCGCGCTCCCCTGGTGCGCCGAACGCGGAATATCCGATGCGAACAAGGTCCGGCTCGGCGGCATCAGCGTCCGGACCGAAGCGGTTCGAAGCCTATTATGGCGCTCCGCATGGGAGGTCGACCGCGATCCCGCCGGCGCCGAACCATGGGTGGACAGGGCGAAAACGCTGGCGGTGGAAACGGCCCAGGAGGTAACCATCGAAGCGATGCGCGTATGCGGAGGCCATTCGTTCCGCCGCAAATACCCGTTAGAGCGTCACGCGCGCGATGCGGTAGCCCTTCTGCTCCAGGGACAGCGCCCCGATCAGCTCCGCGCCGGCGTCGCGGACAGCCTGCTGAAGAGCGAGAAGGCCTGA
- a CDS encoding cytochrome c biogenesis protein CcdA — protein MKRILTAVIGLATVPLSLAQGPPPDSATLVAVRASVPAIKAGAVGQATVTLKISPGWHVNSNKPSEDYLRPTVVALKGEKGITPGKPTYPAAEMLTLTFSDKPLSVFQGEVPVMVPLSVNADAPGGTVTLKGIVDFQPCNATSCFAPATKPFTLLVKVLPGRKPVPPKKAVPPKPASVSPPTSAGPVQPAPRPPVMPPTSPATGPGLAGPPAPAAVKPAPTAVRPAPAPVKPAATPTAVSALPAAPPAPPVDPWSNALQKRGLPVFLVLIFFAGLALNLTPCVYPMIAVTMSVFGARAGEPRAKLLGKAIVYVLGMATMYTTLGLFAALTGALFGGVLQSVWVQVGIAVFLFAMALGMFGLFTLQLPPSVANRLGGSNRTGMAGLFVSGLVVGLFAAPCVGPVVLGLIALVGARHDAAFGAVSFFTLALGLGVPYVVLALFTGLLGKLPRSGGWMETVKHFFGVILMAVAARYLVLAFAREWADFVTPLALVLGGDYLGFAESHGGESMRFVNNKRALGVIAVALGVFLAATAWNGTHGLPAVEEARWTIYSDAAFADARAAQRPIVMDFGASWCAACKELEEKTFPDPAVADALKPFTRLRVELDGANRAEEAVLRAKWGVKGLPDVVFLDSAGRIVPAARIGGFLPPKDFMNRVAAAKAADSATP, from the coding sequence ATGAAACGAATTCTGACAGCGGTTATCGGTCTTGCCACGGTTCCACTCAGTCTGGCGCAGGGTCCGCCCCCGGACAGTGCCACTCTGGTGGCCGTACGCGCGTCTGTCCCCGCCATCAAAGCCGGCGCGGTCGGGCAGGCCACCGTTACGCTGAAGATCTCCCCCGGCTGGCACGTGAACTCGAACAAGCCAAGCGAAGATTACCTTCGTCCGACAGTCGTCGCGTTGAAGGGCGAAAAGGGGATCACGCCCGGCAAACCGACGTACCCGGCCGCCGAAATGCTGACGCTGACTTTCAGCGACAAGCCGCTGTCGGTCTTCCAGGGCGAAGTGCCCGTGATGGTACCGCTAAGCGTCAACGCGGACGCGCCGGGGGGAACGGTAACGCTGAAAGGCATCGTCGACTTCCAGCCCTGCAACGCTACGTCGTGCTTCGCGCCCGCGACCAAACCTTTCACCCTCCTGGTGAAGGTGCTGCCCGGGCGTAAACCCGTTCCTCCGAAGAAAGCCGTACCGCCTAAGCCTGCCTCGGTGTCGCCGCCAACTTCCGCGGGACCGGTGCAGCCGGCCCCGCGGCCGCCCGTGATGCCGCCAACGTCACCCGCAACCGGGCCGGGCCTGGCGGGGCCCCCCGCGCCGGCGGCCGTGAAGCCTGCTCCAACCGCAGTGCGGCCCGCACCGGCGCCTGTGAAGCCTGCCGCGACCCCTACCGCCGTTTCCGCTTTGCCGGCGGCGCCCCCGGCCCCTCCGGTTGACCCGTGGTCGAATGCGCTGCAGAAGCGCGGGCTTCCGGTATTCCTCGTTCTCATCTTCTTCGCGGGTCTCGCGTTGAACCTGACACCGTGCGTCTATCCGATGATCGCCGTCACCATGTCCGTCTTCGGCGCGAGGGCAGGGGAGCCGCGCGCGAAATTGCTGGGCAAAGCCATCGTCTACGTGCTGGGCATGGCAACGATGTACACGACCCTTGGCTTGTTCGCGGCTCTCACCGGAGCGCTTTTCGGGGGCGTGCTGCAGAGCGTCTGGGTGCAGGTTGGCATCGCTGTCTTCCTCTTCGCGATGGCGCTCGGAATGTTCGGTTTGTTTACGCTGCAGCTGCCCCCGTCCGTCGCGAACCGCCTGGGCGGCTCCAACCGGACCGGAATGGCCGGCCTCTTCGTCAGCGGACTGGTGGTCGGGTTATTCGCAGCGCCCTGCGTCGGACCGGTCGTGCTGGGCCTGATCGCGCTCGTCGGCGCAAGGCACGATGCTGCTTTCGGAGCCGTATCTTTCTTCACTCTGGCGCTTGGCCTGGGAGTGCCCTATGTGGTGTTGGCGCTTTTCACCGGCCTGCTCGGCAAACTGCCGCGGTCCGGTGGGTGGATGGAGACGGTGAAGCACTTCTTCGGAGTGATTCTGATGGCCGTCGCTGCCCGGTACCTCGTCCTGGCATTCGCGAGGGAGTGGGCCGATTTCGTGACGCCGCTCGCCCTCGTGCTAGGTGGCGACTACCTGGGATTTGCGGAGTCTCACGGCGGCGAGTCGATGCGGTTCGTCAATAACAAGCGCGCCCTCGGGGTGATTGCCGTCGCTCTTGGCGTGTTCCTGGCGGCGACCGCGTGGAACGGCACGCACGGCCTGCCGGCAGTCGAAGAGGCACGCTGGACCATCTATTCGGACGCGGCTTTCGCCGATGCGCGGGCGGCGCAGAGGCCAATCGTCATGGATTTCGGAGCGTCCTGGTGCGCGGCCTGCAAGGAACTGGAGGAGAAGACATTCCCGGACCCCGCAGTCGCGGATGCACTCAAACCTTTCACCAGATTGCGAGTGGAACTGGACGGCGCCAACCGCGCAGAGGAAGCCGTTCTGCGGGCGAAGTGGGGGGTGAAGGGTTTACCGGACGTGGTGTTCCTGGACTCGGCCGGCCGCATCGTGCCGGCCGCCCGCATCGGTGGTTTCCTGCCGCCGAAGGATTTCATGAACAGGGTGGCCGCGGCGAAAGCGGCCGATTCCGCCACCCCATAG
- a CDS encoding MBL fold metallo-hydrolase, protein MEAIILGTSAAEGIPALFCGCDACQSARIAGGKDIRARQSLYLPPDIVIDLGPDCLYAVHRFGLDWSALSTLLYTHSHSDHCVPQELEYVRPVFANHRKANGLDVYGNEGVRASIQSTLDEHEDVRLHPAPPFVPIQLPNATAVPVPSHHKTDGEETLNYIITRDGKSLLCAWDTGYYDEETWEFLKTVRLDGVLVECTFGANKRDPKWPYHLDLPSAVALRDRLQAQGTLVEDAPGIITHFSHNGVLPYEAFQDLAGTFGMQVAYDGMRVTL, encoded by the coding sequence ATGGAAGCCATCATCCTGGGCACGTCGGCCGCTGAGGGGATCCCGGCGTTGTTCTGCGGTTGTGATGCGTGTCAAAGCGCGCGTATCGCCGGAGGCAAGGACATCCGGGCAAGGCAGTCGCTATATCTGCCGCCGGACATTGTGATCGACCTAGGCCCTGACTGCCTCTACGCGGTCCACCGCTTCGGCCTCGACTGGTCGGCGCTTTCGACCCTGCTCTACACGCACAGCCACTCGGACCACTGCGTGCCGCAGGAACTGGAATACGTCCGCCCCGTCTTCGCCAACCATCGCAAGGCCAATGGTCTCGACGTTTACGGCAATGAAGGCGTCCGCGCGTCCATCCAGTCGACCCTGGACGAACATGAGGACGTGCGCCTTCATCCTGCTCCCCCATTCGTACCGATTCAGCTGCCGAACGCGACCGCTGTTCCCGTCCCGAGCCACCACAAAACGGATGGCGAGGAAACGCTGAATTACATCATCACGCGCGACGGGAAGTCCCTGCTGTGCGCATGGGACACCGGCTACTATGACGAGGAGACGTGGGAGTTCCTGAAAACGGTGCGCCTCGACGGAGTGCTGGTGGAATGCACCTTCGGGGCAAACAAGCGGGATCCGAAGTGGCCATACCATCTGGATCTGCCTTCGGCCGTCGCGCTTCGTGACCGTTTACAGGCGCAGGGCACGCTGGTCGAGGACGCGCCCGGCATCATCACCCACTTCTCGCACAACGGCGTGCTTCCCTACGAGGCGTTCCAGGATCTGGCCGGCACGTTCGGGATGCAGGTCGCGTATGATGGGATGCGAGTGACGCTGTAG